A window of the Bacteroides thetaiotaomicron VPI-5482 genome harbors these coding sequences:
- a CDS encoding DUF5006 domain-containing protein, whose protein sequence is MKNILYKILPVCLLTIGLTGCEDETKYRPLPEAVPLTMSINEKAFVMGEHLKVDIKVEPDADGNEVVANEDFDIYFTAKAGTEDVANVFEPFSSIVTFPKGEKQIQVDFPVKTSGLVGTTTMEFVAFARGYKMANSSQGIKVSDYYRISMSLENNTENVVTEGGKFVLVAKVDKPSSVPLEVTITPKEGEEGRYDNLPSTLTIPAGRTSVKSAAVTIKQDYEMTGDLQLVLNLKSNSSSNPMTAPALTITMTDLESMADPDLYDMTTVYENPNIMFVSYDDDWFTGKETAKMDEGTAHPNAELGSQWKFDYAIEFHKNSTSGDYQKLGNATDANRGNVLKIDWIKYAKVTDEGELNICVGVEGTNYGTAGIHCCKSLGQMWAQNVTRIYPGMRIEMKVRLGGNRTGFVPMIEVKNPATATTCKEAKQSICILKNVSGSAITQSVRGEVVSDAKSVVSAIPKVEDYNIYWVELVDENTIKLGINGSTTLEVTRDMLDSWPFTKASTGTSVGAKGLYLVMRMDLFGEGNSVSSELPAGWDTELKSINPANYATEGPRMIIDWIRFYVNDNYKREANELVNRDYKVSIPGKFYQFY, encoded by the coding sequence ATGAAGAACATATTATATAAAATACTTCCGGTATGTTTGTTGACCATCGGTTTGACAGGATGTGAGGATGAGACCAAGTATCGTCCTCTGCCGGAAGCTGTACCTTTGACAATGAGCATCAATGAAAAGGCGTTTGTGATGGGAGAACACTTGAAAGTAGATATTAAAGTGGAACCAGATGCTGATGGTAATGAGGTGGTAGCTAACGAAGATTTCGATATTTACTTTACGGCAAAAGCCGGAACGGAAGATGTAGCGAATGTGTTCGAACCATTTAGTAGTATTGTTACTTTCCCGAAAGGAGAGAAGCAGATTCAGGTGGATTTTCCGGTTAAGACTTCCGGATTAGTTGGTACTACTACGATGGAGTTTGTTGCTTTCGCACGTGGTTATAAGATGGCTAATTCCAGTCAGGGAATCAAGGTATCTGATTATTATCGGATATCCATGTCTCTGGAAAATAATACAGAAAATGTGGTGACAGAAGGCGGTAAGTTTGTATTGGTTGCCAAAGTAGACAAACCGAGTTCTGTGCCACTCGAAGTCACTATTACTCCGAAGGAAGGGGAAGAGGGCAGGTATGACAATCTACCTTCTACTTTAACTATTCCTGCAGGAAGAACTTCGGTCAAAAGTGCTGCTGTGACTATCAAACAGGACTATGAAATGACAGGCGACTTGCAGTTGGTATTGAATCTGAAAAGTAATTCTTCTTCCAATCCGATGACTGCTCCTGCATTGACTATTACCATGACAGACCTGGAATCAATGGCTGATCCTGATTTGTATGATATGACTACTGTATATGAGAATCCGAACATCATGTTTGTTTCTTATGATGATGACTGGTTTACGGGTAAAGAAACAGCTAAGATGGACGAAGGAACAGCACATCCGAATGCCGAATTGGGCAGTCAGTGGAAGTTTGATTATGCTATTGAGTTCCATAAAAATTCAACATCGGGAGATTATCAAAAATTAGGTAATGCAACGGATGCCAATAGAGGAAATGTTTTAAAGATTGATTGGATCAAATACGCAAAAGTTACTGATGAAGGTGAATTGAATATTTGTGTAGGTGTAGAAGGTACTAATTATGGAACAGCAGGAATACATTGCTGTAAGTCTTTAGGGCAGATGTGGGCACAAAATGTTACACGTATATATCCGGGTATGCGTATTGAAATGAAAGTTCGTTTAGGAGGTAATAGAACAGGATTTGTACCGATGATAGAGGTGAAGAATCCAGCAACTGCTACTACATGTAAAGAAGCTAAGCAATCAATCTGTATACTTAAGAATGTTTCCGGCTCTGCAATCACCCAATCGGTGAGGGGAGAGGTTGTCAGTGATGCGAAGAGCGTAGTATCTGCTATTCCTAAAGTAGAAGATTATAATATTTATTGGGTCGAACTAGTCGATGAAAATACAATAAAGTTAGGTATTAATGGTTCTACAACCTTGGAAGTCACAAGGGATATGTTGGATTCATGGCCTTTTACCAAAGCTTCTACAGGAACATCAGTTGGAGCGAAAGGTCTTTATTTAGTAATGCGAATGGACTTGTTCGGAGAAGGTAATAGTGTTTCTTCTGAACTTCCGGCAGGTTGGGATACTGAACTGAAGTCAATTAATCCTGCAAATTATGCAACAGAAGGACCAAGAATGATAATAGACTGGATTCGTTTCTATGTAAATGATAACTATAAACGGGAAGCGAATGAACTTGTGAATAGAGACTATAAAGTCTCAATTCCTGGTAAGTTCTACCAGTTCTATTAA
- a CDS encoding RagB/SusD family nutrient uptake outer membrane protein, whose product MKKIYVLLVVGASFMMSACSDFLDREPLTTPNSETFLSNASAVNNYINGLYIALPSFGTYDMGVRGEEKNSDNIVAEVYDKRLNGELQENGGGTTEWQKGYQNLRNVNYFFEYYKVPETEETKDVLSMKGEAYFFRAYWHFYLLTRFGSIPVMDRFWDGNATVGGLQIPPRDRSAVAQFILDDLNTAKGLLHSRSQYKGLRVCKEAAIIMAMRVALYEGTWEKYHKGTDFAAAEDKSADLLGQVLTLGDELFGMGLALNTKATDKNAVNIEDAYAHIFNSKDLSDMTEVVFWKKYSIADGVIHNLSSNLGAGYVDNSGPAGLSQSLVDNYLNADGTPINPADGIFKDFNLTFKGRDGRLLATVMHSNCKFKSTSPESKSKAMLVEEYSEENKQIVRPPYLTEGGPARNATGYHIRMSIDTTYVSGQGETSLPVIRYAEALLAYAEAAEELGKCTPAVLEKTLKPLRERAGVTYKDPSEIDPNFTDFGYTISANLQEIRRERRAELALQGFRLDDLMRWRAHKLIQGKRGTGAYFGTDGVLYKAFDPKNAADLKTILTTDGWLDPQKELLPRGYQFDANRDYLLPVPPSEISLNHELKQNPGWQRK is encoded by the coding sequence ATGAAAAAAATATATGTATTATTAGTGGTTGGGGCAAGTTTCATGATGTCGGCATGTTCGGACTTCCTGGACAGAGAGCCTTTGACAACACCCAATAGTGAGACATTCCTTTCCAATGCAAGTGCCGTGAACAACTATATCAACGGTTTGTATATAGCACTTCCTTCTTTCGGGACTTACGATATGGGAGTTCGTGGAGAAGAGAAGAACAGTGATAATATCGTTGCGGAGGTTTATGACAAACGTCTGAACGGAGAATTGCAGGAAAACGGAGGAGGTACTACGGAATGGCAGAAAGGATATCAGAACCTGCGTAATGTGAATTATTTCTTTGAATACTATAAAGTGCCGGAAACAGAAGAGACGAAAGATGTACTTTCAATGAAAGGTGAGGCTTATTTTTTCCGTGCATACTGGCATTTTTATTTGCTGACCAGATTTGGAAGTATTCCTGTGATGGATAGATTCTGGGACGGCAATGCAACTGTCGGCGGTTTGCAGATTCCTCCGCGTGACCGTTCCGCAGTGGCGCAGTTTATTCTTGACGATCTGAATACAGCTAAGGGATTACTTCACTCGCGTAGCCAGTATAAAGGTTTGAGAGTGTGTAAGGAGGCCGCTATTATTATGGCTATGAGAGTGGCCCTTTATGAAGGTACCTGGGAGAAATATCACAAAGGAACAGACTTTGCCGCTGCTGAAGATAAATCGGCAGACTTACTGGGACAGGTGCTGACACTGGGCGATGAACTGTTTGGTATGGGACTTGCTTTGAACACAAAAGCTACCGATAAGAATGCAGTGAATATAGAAGATGCTTATGCGCATATATTCAACTCGAAAGACCTGTCGGATATGACAGAGGTTGTATTTTGGAAGAAATATTCGATAGCAGATGGTGTGATTCATAATCTGAGCAGTAATCTGGGAGCGGGTTATGTAGATAACAGCGGACCGGCAGGTTTATCTCAGTCGTTGGTTGATAATTACTTGAATGCTGACGGAACACCTATCAATCCTGCTGACGGCATTTTTAAAGATTTCAATTTGACTTTTAAAGGCCGTGACGGACGTTTGCTGGCGACGGTTATGCATTCAAATTGTAAGTTTAAGTCAACCTCACCGGAATCAAAATCGAAAGCGATGCTGGTAGAGGAATATTCGGAAGAGAACAAACAGATAGTTCGTCCCCCTTATCTGACTGAAGGCGGTCCTGCGCGTAATGCTACCGGTTATCACATCCGTATGAGTATCGATACTACATATGTAAGCGGTCAGGGCGAGACGTCTCTTCCGGTGATCCGTTATGCGGAAGCTCTGCTGGCTTATGCGGAAGCTGCGGAAGAATTGGGAAAATGTACTCCTGCTGTTTTGGAAAAAACTTTAAAACCATTGCGAGAGCGCGCTGGGGTGACGTACAAAGACCCGTCTGAAATCGATCCTAATTTCACCGATTTTGGTTATACCATTTCTGCCAATTTGCAGGAAATCCGTAGGGAAAGACGTGCAGAACTAGCTTTGCAAGGTTTTCGTCTTGATGATTTGATGCGTTGGAGAGCTCATAAACTGATTCAGGGAAAACGTGGAACCGGTGCTTATTTTGGTACAGACGGTGTATTGTACAAAGCATTCGATCCTAAAAACGCAGCGGACTTGAAAACGATTCTGACTACAGACGGCTGGCTCGACCCACAGAAGGAACTTCTTCCGAGAGGCTATCAGTTTGATGCTAACCGCGATTACCTGTTGCCGGTACCTCCGAGTGAGATATCGTTGAATCATGAGTTGAAACAGAATCCGGGCTGGCAACGGAAATAG